The Syngnathus typhle isolate RoL2023-S1 ecotype Sweden linkage group LG16, RoL_Styp_1.0, whole genome shotgun sequence genome includes a region encoding these proteins:
- the rhd gene encoding rh blood group, D antigen has product MAPKYAPSLRSRLAPFLLFLQIGFIAVYYFYVEVDNNGNGIIFRNFYPVFQDLNVMVFLGFGFLSTFLVRYGFSGSGFNLLIAVIAIQWAFILDGFESWYYRGKIWIDLRSLVVAEICTASVLISIGAVQGKTNPVHLTIMALMEVFGFVLNEWLLRTLLPVQHLNFILVLHIFGAFFGLVLTWILYRKESQQGFEKEKFDCKTGLFSMLGTLFLWMFWPSFNSILMERSFPERRLWAVCSTYLALAVSAVGSFAVSTLSSPKGEINPTHFQSCILAGGVAVGVSMPVIRYPWEAMTIGLAAAAVSTVGFRYLTKHMLFAFGCHDTCRVLSVHGLPGLLGWLIHLLLQIQQSDDRTIAIRFGVFHICVLLITIAVSLTMGIITGVLLKWDIWRPPQDKKCFDDQTFWKFEHLAIRK; this is encoded by the exons ATGGCTCCTAAGTACGCCCCAAGTTTGCGCTCTCGTTTGGCtccttttttgcttttcttACAGATAGGTTTTATTGCTGTGTATTACTTCTATGTTGAGGTTGACAACAATGGGAATGGGATTATATTCAGAAATTTCTATCCAG tgttcCAGGATTTAAATGTAATGGTCTTTTTAGGTTTTGGCTTTTTGAGCACTTTTTTAGTACGCTATGGCTTCAGTGGTTCAGGCTTCAACCTTCTTATAGCTGTCATTGCCATCCAATGGGCATTCATACTCGATGGCTTTGAGTCCTGGTATTACAGAGGGAAGATTTGGATCGACCTGAGGAG CTTGGTGGTTGCTGAGATATGCACAGCCTCGGTTCTCATCTCAATTGGGGCTgtgcaaggaaaaacaaatCCTGTCCATCTAACTATCATGGCACTGATGGAAGTATTTGGCTTCGTCCTGAATGAGTGGCTCCTGCGGACTTTGCTGCCG GTACAACATTTGAACTTCATCCTGGTGCTTCATATCTTTGGAGCTTTCTTTGGTCTTGTGCTGACGTGGATTCTCTATCGGAAAGAATCACAACAGGGATTCGAAAAGGAGAAATTTGACTGCAAAACAGGATTATTCTCCATGTTAG GTACTTTGTTTCTCTGGATGTTCTGGCCCAGTTTTAACTCCATCCTCATGGAGCGTAGTTTTCCCGAGAGGAGGTTGTGGGCTGTGTGCAGCACCTACCTGGCCCTGGCTGTCAGTGCTGTAGGATCTTTTGCCGTGTCTACGCTCTCCAGCCCAAAGGGAGAAATCAACCCA ACCCATTTTCAGTCCTGCATACTTGCGGGCGGTGTTGCTGTCGGGGTTTCCATGCCAGTGATCCGTTACCCGTGGGAGGCCATGACAATTGGGCTGGCCGCGGCTGCTGTGTCAACCGTTGGATTCCGATACCTCACG AAGCATATGCTGTTTGCCTTTGGCTGCCATGACACTTGTCGTGTTCTGAGCGTACATGGACTCCCGGGCCTTCTGGGATGGCTGATCCACCTCCTCCTGCAGATTCAACAGAGTGATGATCGCACAAT AGCGATCCGGTTCGGTGTATTTCACATTTGTGTTCTACTCATCACCATAGCTGTAAGCCTGACCATGGGGATCATAACAG GAGTACTACTAAAGTGGGACATCTGGAGACCACCCCaagataaaaaatgttttgatgatCAGACTTTCTGGAAG TTTGAGCATCTTGCAATTCGCAAGTAA